GGCGGTATTTTCCCTAAAGGTGTACCAATTGGAGAAATTACAGAAGTAAGTACAGATGATTTTGGCTTAACCAAAATGGCTTATGTAAAACCATCTGCTGATTTTTCAATTTTAGAAAATGTTGTGATAGCTAAACGAACATTGACAGTTATTGATGGTTCAGATGGTGACGCGACAAATGTAGATTTATCAAATCCACAAAAGGCTACTGTAGAGGGGGAAAAGTAATGGTTCGATTTCTCATTCCCTCTGTTGCAGTATTGCTATTTTTACTAGAACCAGAGTTTGCTATGCTTTCACCGATTGAAGTAAGTGGACATATCTATTATCTAGTACCCCGATTTTTAATTTTATACTTAATATTTATATCCATCTATTACAGCCGTCAACGTGCGGTAATGTATGGACTTTTTTTTGGTGTCTTGTATGATGTGTTTTACATTGATATTATTGGATTATATTCGGTACTCTATCCACTTATTTGTTTTTTAGCAGGGTCTATCGTGAAAATAATTCATCAGCACTTAGTTGTGACCACAACTATTTCAGTTGTTTTAGTAGCAATTTTAGAATTCGTACTCTATCAATTCTTCTATCTAATCGCTTTTACAACAATACCGTTAACGGAATTCTTACAATCACGACTACTACCAACAATCATTGCTAATACATTATTTTTAATGATTCTTGGTTGGGCCTTCAAGTATCTAATTAATGCGCGTGTCTTACAGAGAGCACGTGAAGTTTCTTAATAACAAGAGCAACGTGAGGTGAGGCATTCATGAAAAAACAATTAGTTAATATGAAGGGAACAAAGGACGGTTTTGTTCTTCGTTTAGACGATCAATGTTCGTATGCCGATTTAGTAGAAGAGCTAAAACGAAAAGTTTCAGAAGGCGGTATCGATGGCAAGGTAGATGTTCAATTACATTTAGGCTATCGATACTGTTCTGATGAACAAGTAAAAGAGCTAGTAAAAATTGTTCAAGAATCGGAACAGCTAATTGTAGCAAAAGTGCAAAGTGAAGTACTGACTGTCCATGAAAGCAACCAGAAAATGATTGAAAGCCAACAAGATACATATGTAGGAGTGGTCAGGTCGGGACAAATTCTACGTGCCTCGGGGGATTTAGTAATTGTGGGGAATGTGAATCCGAATGGACGTGTAGAAGCTGGTGGTAATGTATATGTCCTTGGTAGGCTCAAGGGAATTGTGCATGCAGGTGTACATGGCAACAAGGAAGCGATTATTGCGGCATCTCGTTTAGAAGCCACACATATAATGATTGCCGATCAAGTTGAGGCAATGTCAGATGAACATGTAAAAGCGATTAATCAAGCAGACATGGCTTGTGCATTTATCGGCTATGATGGGCGTATTACGTACGATCAAATTCATGCGTTAAAAAATATTCGACCATTGTTAAATGTGTCTAAGGGAGGAAGCTAGTGTGGGAGAAGCAATCGTCATAACCTCAGGTAAGGGCGGTGTCGGTAAAACGACAACAACGGCTAACCTCGGGACTGCATTGGCTCTACAAGGGAAAAAAGTATGTTTAGTAGATACAGATATTGGCTTGAGAAATTTAGATGTTATTCTAGGTCTCGAAAACCGTATTATTTATGATTTAGTTGATGTTGTTGAAGGACGTTGTAAAATCCATCAAGCGTTAATTAAAGATAAACGTGTAGATGATAAACTATTTTTATTACCTGCTGCTCAAACGACAGATAAGAATGCTGTCACACCTGAGCAAATGGAGAGCTTAATAGAGGAATTAAAAAGAGACTATGATTATGTTTTAATTGATTGTCCAGCTGGAATTGAGCAAGGCTATCGTAATGCAGTAGCTGGTGCAGACCATGCTATTGTCGTGACGACACCAGAAATTTCTGCTGTTCGTGATGCGGACCGAATTATCGGACTGCTTGAGCAGGAAGAAATTACTGCGCCGAAACTGATCATTAACCGTATTCGTCAGCATATGATGAAAAATGGCGATACGCTAGATGTCAATGAAATTACAACACACTTGTCAATTGACCTGTTGGGGATTATCGTTGATAGTGAAGGTGTTA
This genomic interval from Lysinibacillus sphaericus contains the following:
- the mreD gene encoding rod shape-determining protein MreD — its product is MVRFLIPSVAVLLFLLEPEFAMLSPIEVSGHIYYLVPRFLILYLIFISIYYSRQRAVMYGLFFGVLYDVFYIDIIGLYSVLYPLICFLAGSIVKIIHQHLVVTTTISVVLVAILEFVLYQFFYLIAFTTIPLTEFLQSRLLPTIIANTLFLMILGWAFKYLINARVLQRAREVS
- the minC gene encoding septum site-determining protein MinC; this encodes MKKQLVNMKGTKDGFVLRLDDQCSYADLVEELKRKVSEGGIDGKVDVQLHLGYRYCSDEQVKELVKIVQESEQLIVAKVQSEVLTVHESNQKMIESQQDTYVGVVRSGQILRASGDLVIVGNVNPNGRVEAGGNVYVLGRLKGIVHAGVHGNKEAIIAASRLEATHIMIADQVEAMSDEHVKAINQADMACAFIGYDGRITYDQIHALKNIRPLLNVSKGGS
- the minD gene encoding septum site-determining protein MinD, whose protein sequence is MGEAIVITSGKGGVGKTTTTANLGTALALQGKKVCLVDTDIGLRNLDVILGLENRIIYDLVDVVEGRCKIHQALIKDKRVDDKLFLLPAAQTTDKNAVTPEQMESLIEELKRDYDYVLIDCPAGIEQGYRNAVAGADHAIVVTTPEISAVRDADRIIGLLEQEEITAPKLIINRIRQHMMKNGDTLDVNEITTHLSIDLLGIIVDSEGVISSSNKGEPIVMDPANKASLGYRNIARRILGESVPLMAIEDEQRGMFSKIKALFSR